From Kaistella polysaccharea:
AATTTCTTTTACAACTAAGTTTGCTTCTTCGATGTCTGCACCCTCATTCTTTAACTGCCAGTTGGCCATTGCAGAAAGAAGTACTTTTTCTAATTTATTTGAAGCATCCTTTTTTGAATATTTAAGGATATATAAAGCCTTATCTACCTCTACACCTCTAATGATATCAGCAACTAATCTCATTTTTCTTGGCGAAGAAGGGCAATCGTTATGTAACGCTTTTGCTACATCTTGGTTTGCTATTTTACGTGCTAATGCACTTTCTCTTTTTCTTGATCCCATGGTTATCTACCTCCTTTATTTTTGTTACCGCCGTGACCTCTAAAAGATCTTGTCGGAGAAAATTCGCCTAACTTATGACCTACCATATTCTCAGTTACATAAACCGGGATAAAAGATTTCCCGTTGTGTACTGCGATGGTTTGTCCAACGAAGTCTGGAGAGATCATTGATGCTCTAGACCAAGTTTTGATTACTGTTTTCTTACCAGACTCTATATTTGTCTGAACCTTCTTATCTAATGTGTGAGCAATGAAAGGTCCTTTTTTAAGTGATCTTGACATAATTATTTTCGTTTAGATATGATATGACGGTTAGACGCTTTATTTTTCTTTCTGGTTTTGTAACCTTTAGCAGGCATACCATTTCTAGATCTTGGGTGACCTCCAGAAGATTTACCTTCACCACCTCCCATTGGGTGATCTACAGGGTTCATTACAACTGGTCTTGTTCTAGGTCTTCTTCCCAACCATCTGCTTCTACCTGCTTTACCAGAAACGGTAAGCTGGTGATCAGAGTTGGAAACTGATCCAATCATTGCCATACATTCGCCAAGAACCATTCTAGATTCTCCTGAAGGTAATTTAATGATTACATATTTCTTATCTCTTGAAGTTAACTGTGCCGATGATCCTGCACTTCTTGCCATAATTGCTCCCTGACCAGGTTTCAATTCGATACAAGAAATTACAGTTCCCAAAGGAACATTTTTCAACTTCATAGCATTACCAACATTTGGTTCTGCGGATTCTGAGGCGATTACTTTCATATCTACCTTAATACCGTTTGGAGCGATGATATATCTCTTCTCTCCGTCTGTGTATTCCAATAGTGCGATGAAAGCAGTTCTGTTTGGATCATACTCAACAGTTTTTACCGTAGCTTCAACATCAAACTTGTTTCTTTTGAAGTCGATAATTCTGTATTTTTGTTTGTGTCCACCTCCGGTGTAACGCATGGTCATTTTACCAGTATTGTTACGACCACCTGACTTACTAATACCAACGGTTAGAGATTTCTCTGGTTTGTTGGTAGTAATTTCCTCAAAGTTATTTACAACTCTGAATCTCTGTCCCGGGGTGATAGGTTTTAATTTTCTAACAGACATTACTATTATTTATATTAATTAATTTGCAAAAATATCAATCACTTCACCTTCTGCAAGGGAAACGATTGCTTTTTTCAATTTGTTGGTTTTCCCAACCTGTAGTCCTTTTTTGGTGTGCTTTGAGGAAACTTTAGGCGCATAAATCATGGTTCTAACGTCTGCTACTTTAACACCGTAAAGCTCTTCTACTGCCTTTTTAACCTGGATTTTATTCGCTTTAGTATTCACTAAAAAAGAATAAGCACCACGCAAATCGGTAAGATAGTTTGCTTTTTCTGAGATAATTGGTTTAATAATAACTGACATGATTTATTTTCTTAAATTTTCCTGAAATTTTTCTAATGCACCTTCTAAGAATACAATTTCTCCAGCATGTACCAAATCATAAGAACTGATTTCGTTGTATGTCAAAACTTTCGTTTTAGGTAAGTTTCTTGAAGACAAATACACGTTTTTGTTCGCTTCTGGTAAAATATAAAGAGATTTTTTTCCTTCAAATCCTAACGCATTGTTCAAAGTGATAAATTCTTTAGTTTTAGGAGCATCAAAATTGAAAGCTTCTAATACTTTAATTGAATTATCTCTCATTTTTTGTGAAAGAACTGATTTCTTAGCTAATCTTTTCAAAGATTTGTTCAATTTGAATCTGTAATCTCTTGGTTTCGGACCGAATACACGACCACCACCTTTGAATAATGGATTCTTAATATCACCATATCTGGCAGATCCTGACCCTTTTTGTTTCTTAAGTTTCTTGGTAGATCCTGTAATTTCGCTTCTTTCTTTAGACTTGTGAGTCCCTTGTCTCTGTGCAGCAAGATATTGCTTCACTTCTAAGTAAACCGAGTGCTGATTTGGCTCAATACCGAAGATTGCTTCGTCTAGAGTTACTTTTCTTCCGGTTTCTTTTCCTGATGTATTAAATACTACTAGTTCCATTTTCTGATAATTACATAAGAATTTTTTGCTCCCGGAACAGCTCCTTTTACTACTAAAAGGTTTTGCTCTTCATCTACTTTTAACACTTGTAAGTTTGATACGGTAACTTGCTTACCACCCATTCTTCCCGCCATACGCATTCCTTTGAATACTCTGGATGGATCGGAACCCGCACCAATAGAACCTGGGGCTCTTAATCGATTATGCTGTCCGTGAGTTGCTTGCATTACCCCCGCAAAGTTGTGTCTTTTCACAACCCCTTGGAAACCCTTACCTTTTGAAGTTCCAGTTACATCAACAAATTCGCCTTCAGCAAATAAGTTCACTTTCACTTCATCTCCTACGCTTAACTTTTCTACGAAAGCATGATAGAATTCTACCAATTTAGCTTTAGGAGTTGAACCTGCCTTTTTAAAGTGGCCGGCTAACGCTTTACCAACGTTCTTTTCACTCTTGTCATCGAAACCTAGCTGAGCAGCTTTGTACCCATCCTTTTCAACGGTTCTGACCTGTAAAACCGAGCATGGACCTGCTTGAATAACGGTGCACGGCATGTTCTTGCCGTTTTCGTCAAACAAAGAAGTCATCCCGATCTTTTTACCAATAATACCTGACATTGTTTATATATATCTAATTAAGTTCTGGTTTGTCAATCAAGGGGTCGGTAACTTCTACGTTTGAAGTAGGCGCACTTCTTCCTTAAATTGAGTGTGCAAATGTATGAAGAAAATTTGAATTGACAAATAGAGATTAAAAAATATTTTCAAGTTTTTCGCTTGACCCCAAGTGACTTAAAAGAAAAATAGACCCTCCGCAAAGGGAGAATCTATTTTATATTTAAAAATTCCAAAATTTTATTTTATTGGGTAATGTACCGCTTTATCCAATTCGATGGGATTATAATCCTGTCGCAGTTTATCCTGTAATTTTACTGTTAACTCTTTGAACTGGTCAAGGCTTTTAATCTTCACTCCCATTACAGAGAAATTCGTAGAACCATCGTCATTCTTGAATTTTTCTTTAAATTCATATAATGGATCATTAAACAATTCCAGGCGTTTTTTATTTAAAGTTTTCTCATCTACCATGATCGGTTTTTTTCCCGCGAACGATTCCATAAAACCGGAAGTATCGTAAGTATCTTTTAATTGATAAGATTTTAGAAGGCTAAATTTGAAGTTGTTTTTATCATCAGCAACCTCAAAGATTAAACCGGGTAGACCACGGAATTTGTAGGGACCTTCATTACTATTCACTTCGGTATTAAACCAAGCCGTCCACTTTCTACCGCCAAATTTAGTTGTTGCTTTTTGAAGATTGTAGCTTCCCACTTTTTTGGTATCAGGCGTGAGAATCCAGACCATCTCATCACTTGTCTTAACTGCAAAAAAATCATTGAACAAAACGTAATTTATGTTTCGGTTGGTATTCCGCTCTCTCTTCAAAGTCGGAACTTCATCATCCCAACTTGAATTGGAATAATTTCGAATTTTATTGATGGAATCATTTTCTGCCTGAAAATAAGGATAAAATTTCACTTCTGTAGGATTGATGTCGAGCACCATATTCTCTTTCCGGAACTCTTTCGCTAAAGAATCACTTTTGAATTGATATTCATAGATGAATCGATGGGTTTGGGCATTCGCAGCGATGCTTAATAACAGTAGAAGGAAGAAACACTTTTTCATAAATAGTACCTTATAAATTAAATGCCGATTACTTTACAGGATAATCGATAATCTTGTCGAGCTCAACGGGATTATTAAATCTTCTCATTTTGATTTGTTGCGCTTTACGCACTTCGCGAACGTTATCTGCTTTTACTAAAGTGTTATCTTTCAAAAAAATACCCTCAGAATTTTCAAAATTAACATTTGTTGTATTTATAAACCCCAATGGATCTTCATATAAGCTAAGCATCTTTTTCTTATACTGTGAGTAATTCACCGCAACAACTTGTGGAAAATCATCGAGTGTTTGAATCTTTTTTGTTTCAGGATAATTTTCAGATTTTATCAACTGATACTGAAAATTATTGCGGTCATCTTTTAGTTCAACAATTAATCCAGGAAGGCCATAAAATTTATATGGTCCAGAATTGAAAGGAATCAATTTTGCAAACCAGGCCGTCCATTTTCTTCCACCCCAATTGGTTTCTGCTTTTTGCAAAGTCATCTTTTGAAAAATTTTGGTTTCATTTTTTAAATTCCATTTTTGTTGCGCTTCACTACTAATGTCGAACACTTCATATTCCATTAATTCCAATTCGCGGAATTGATTGGTTTTTAGATCATGCTTTACCACATTTGACATTTTTGGCTGGCCGCCAAATGTTGCGAATGAAATTTCACCACCTGAAGCTAGAAGAGAATCAAGGATAAAATAATCGCGGTGGTAAAATGAGGATTTTCCTTCGGCGATGTCTAAATGATAATAATCTTTGGTGATGGTGTTTTCTGTAGAATCTCTTTTGTAATTCACTTCATAAATGAAACGGTGGGTTTGGGCTGACAATAAAAATGGAAAGAGCAGGAATATTAAATATTTCATTGATGATAATTATAAATCAAATATAAAATTAAAATTTGAATGAGTATGATCACGCATATTTTGAGAATAAAACTCTTCTTTTCTGTTTTATGATGAAAGATGAGCATTCCCAAAACTGAACCGATTGTGCCACCGAAAAAGGTCATGATTAACAATGATTTTTCTGAAATGCGGTGTTTGTTTTTTTGAGCTTTTCTCTTGTCGAGACCGAAGTAGAAAAAACTGCCAATATTTATGGTCATTAGAAATGCGATAAAAAATTCGTTCATTTCGTGAAAGTAAGGAATTTACAATAATTTCTATGTGGGTTAGGGATTTGATTAACCTTGTCAAGGTTTGGAACCCTGACAAGGTTGTGCGAGAGAATCAATAAGAACTTTATTTGGTAAGCCTTTTCAGCCTTTGGAAGCCTTAAAGTTTCGGGGATGATTCTGAACTTAATTAAGAAGAAAAATGGCGCTTGTTTTCGGAAGAAGAACTGCTATAACTTCTAGCCCCGATTGCAGCGGCATCCTTTTGCAGAACGTAGTGGCGCAAAAGATATAGTGGAAAGCGGGACTGGTTTTGAACACCTAAAATAATCTCATTGCTCACAGATTTCACAGGTCTGCACAGATTGCGACTCGCAAGTCAATTCAAATTAATAGTCAAGAAAAAATCCCTGATCTTTCGAAAAGGGATTTATATAAGGACGATAATTAAATTATCACACTTTAATTTCTACGTCAACTCCTGAAGGTAACTCTAATTTCATTAGGGCATCTACAGTTTTAGAAGAAGAAGAATAGATGTCCATCAATCGCTTGTGTGCAGATAGTTGGAACTGTTCTCTTGCTTTTTTGTTTACGTGAGGAGATCTCAACACAGTGAAGATTCTCTTATTCGTTGGTAAAGGAATCGGACCGTTTACAACAGCACCGGTAGCTTTTACCGTTTTTACGATTTTCTCAGCAGATTTGTCTACTAAATTGTAATCGTAAGATTTTAATTTAATTCTAAAGGATTGCTATTTGCCTTTTTACATCTATCTGTGTTTTCCTTTTGCCTTACAGGATTTTCGACCTTTCTAATTCCTGATGGACGACCAACATAAGGATTTGAAATAAAATCATTTTTTGCCTTCATAAAAATATTTCTGTCTGTAACATTCTTAAACTTTTCTCTAATTGTAATGGGAGTGTGATCTATTTTTTCAATCTTTACCATGCTAAAAACGTAATCTTCTTGCTCATCATAAACTTTCAAAACTAAACCTGGCAAGTTGGTGAATTTATAAGGACCAATGGTCAAAGAAATATCGTTATCATAAAGTGCTATCCACTTTCTTCCCAGGTATTCCGAGGTTGCAACATGGCAATTAAACTTCTCATATTTTACTACTTGCTTCTTCAAAATCCATTTCGGTTTTTCTACGATTGAATAGCCAAGCGTAGTTAACCCTAGCGTTTCAATATGGGTATCCACTCCCTTAATACTATATATAAGATACTCGTTTCTAGGTTTAGGAAAATTCTCCATTGCAAAACCGCCAAATAAGTTATTGTTCTTTGCAAATGCGTTTAACAACGAATCCTTTTTCATTTTTTTTTCAGCCACAAACCTTGAATCCGTTCCCGTAATATAAAGATAGAATAGATCCTCATTATATATATTGAGTTTAGTTGAGTCGGGTTTGTATTTTAATAGATACGTAATTCGATAAGAATCGTTGTCGAGCTTATTCGGTGCAGTATGGAAATTAATTATAAACAAAAAAAGAGATAGCCAAATTATTTTTTTCATATAAATTAATAATATAGGGTGCCTAAACAAATACGCACCCTAATTTTAAACAATGTTAATTGCCACCACATTCTAAGTAATCATCAAACATAATAAATGCCAAAATAATTTCCATCGAAATCCCAGAATCAACACAATAATTCTCTGTTGTTCCACAGGAATAAGTTACCGGGAAACAATTTTCCACTACAACTGCTGACTTGGTACCATTCGTATCTTTTTTAACTTCCCAATTGATAATACTGCTTTCTGCAACAGCATTACTAGCACTCATCATTCCCGCAACTCCAAAAGCTGCCAATAATGACATTTTTTTCATAATACATTGTTTTTGTTTGTTTATGTATCACGAATCTAAAACTAAAACTATGCAAGCACTTTTCGGTAAAACCGTATTAATATCGTAATATATAATTATTCTAAATACGACATTGTATGAAAGGTTATCTCGACGGAAGCGCCATTACTAGATTTTGAAATAAATTGACTGGTGAAAATCTTTTTAGTAGTACTGAATAAATTTCAAGCCGCCATCGAAACGGCATCCCTGCCGCCGCTGCGGGATATAGTGAAGAGCGTGACCGGATTTCTAAAGTAGCTAAAATCTTGTTGTTCCTAGAAAAGAAACCTTCAAGGTTTGAACGAACAAAAAATCCCTAATCTTTCGAAAAGGGATTTATATAAGAACGATAATTAAATTATCACACTTTAATTTCTACGTCAACTCCTGAAGGTAACTCTAATTTCATTAGCGCATCTACAGTTTTAGAAGAAGAAGAATAGATGTCCATCAATCGCTTGTGTGCAGATAGTTGGAACTGTTCTCTTGCTTTTTTGTTTACGTGAGGAGATCTCAACACGGTGAAGATTCTCTTATTTGTTGGCAAAGGAATCGGACCGTTTACAACAGCACCGGTAGCTTTTACCGTTTTTACGATTTTCTCAGCAGATTTGTCTACCAAATTGTAATCGTAAGATTTTAATTTTATTCTGATTCTTTGTGACATTTTGATCTAATTTAAATATTAACCTCTTGCTTTTTCGATTACTTTTTCAGCGACGTTTTGCGGTGCAGCTTCATATTTTTCGAATTCCATAGAAGATGTTGCTCTACCTGAAGAAAGGGTTCTGAGTGTAGTTACATAACCGAACATTTCTGAAAGTGGAACGAATCCTTTAATTACTTTCGCATTGTTACGGTCATCCATACCGTTTACGGTACCTCTTCTTTTGTTAAGGTCACCTACGATATCACCCATGTATTCCTCTGGAGTTACCACTTCAATTTTCATGATTGGTTCCATGATTACCGGTTTCGCTTTTTTACCTGCTTCTTTGAAGCCCATTTTCGCAGCAAGCTCAAAAGATAATGCATCTGAATCCACTGGGTGGAAAGATCCGTCTTTCAAAGTTACTTTGATTCCTTCGATTTCGAAACCTGCTAAAGGACCATTCTTCATGGCTTCTTTGAAACCTTTTTCTACGGAAGGAATAAATTCTTTCGGAATGTTACCTCCTTTGATTTCATTGATGAATTCAAGACCTGGTTTGTGGTCATCAGCCGGAGCCAATTCAAACACAATATCAGCAAATTTACCACGTCCACCAGATTGTTTTTTATAAACTTCTCTGTGGGGAGCAACTTGTGTAAGGTTTTCTTTATATTCTACCTGTGGTTCACCTTGGTTCACCTCTACTTTAAACTCTCTTCTCATACGGTCAACAATAATGTCGAGGTGAAGTTCACCCATACCGGAGATGATGGTCTGTCCTGAAGCTTCGTCAGTTTTAACCTGGAAAGTAGGATCTTCTTCAGCTAATTTTGCCAAAGCGTTCCCCATTTTATCCTGGTCAGCTTTTGTCTTAGGTTCCACCGCGATACCAATTACCGGATCAGGGAATACCATAGATTCAAGAACGATCGGATGTTTCTCATCACAAAGCGTATCACCAGTTTTGATGGATTTAAATCCAACTGCTGCACCAATATCTCCAGCCTCGATATATTCAATCGGCTCTTGCTTATTAGCATGCATCTGGAAAATACGGGAGATTCTTTCTTTATTACCTGATCTTGTGTTTAGAACATAAGAACCAGCATCCAGTCTTCCAGAATAGGCTCTGAAGAATGCAAGTCTTCCTACGAAAGGATCGGTTGCAATCTTAAATGCCAATGCCGCGAAAGGCTCAGTTACTGAAGGTTTTCTTGAAATAGGCTCATCTGTTCTTGGATCTGTACCGTCGATCGCCTCTTTATCCATTGGAGAAGGAAGGTATCTACATACAGCATCCAGCATGAACTGTACACCTTTATTTTTAAATGAAGAACCACATGTCATCGGAATGATACTCATATCAAGAGTAGCGGCTCTAAGTGCAGTGTGAACTTCTTCTTCGGTAATGGAATCTTCGTCTTCCATAAATTTTTCCAGAAGATTTTCATCGTAAGCGGCGATTTCTTCGATCAGCTTTGCTCTATACTGCTTCACTTCGTCAACCATATCAGCCGGGATTTCTACAATATCAAAGGTAGAACCGTGGTTTTCATCGTGCCATACAATCGCACGGTTTTTCACCAAGTCAACAACACCTTTGAAATCAGCTTCGTCACCGATTGGCAATACGATTGGAACTGCGTTAGAACCAAGCATTTCTTTCACCTGCTTACAAACGTTCAGGAAGTCAGCTCCCTGTCTGTCCATTTTATTTACGAAGCCCATTCTGGCAACGTTGTAATTATCAGCCAATCTCCAGTTGGTTTCAGATTGTGGCTCAACTCCATCTACTGCGGAGAAAAGGAATACAAGTCCGTCAAGTACACGAAGTGAACGGTTTACCTCAACGGTAAAGTCAACGTGTCCTGGTGTATCGATGATGTTGAAGTGATAATCTTTCGCTTCCGGAAGAGGTTTTCCCTGTTCAGTTGGGAATTTCCAGTCTACAGTTACTGCTGCAGATGTGATGGTAATCCCTCTTTCAGCTTCCTGCTCCATCCAGTCGGTAGTAGCACCACCTTCATGGGTTTCACCGATTTTATGATTCTTTCCGGAATAAAATAAAATTCTTTCTGTCGTGGTGGTCTTCCCTGCATCAATATGCGCAGCGATACCAATATTTCTTGTTAATAAAAGGTCTCTTGCCATTTCAGATTAGAATTTAAAGTGTGAAAATGCTTTGTTCGCTTCAGCCATTCTGTGAGTGTCTGTTTTCTTTTTATACGCAGCACCTTCTTCTTTTGCAGCCGCAATAACTTCCGCCGCCAATTTAGACGCCATTGATTTATCGTTTCTAGCTGTAGAATATTTTATTAACCATTTCATCGCCATAGAAATCTTTCTATCAGCTCTAATTGGCATTGGAATCTGGAAGTTTGCACCACCAATTCTTCTTGAACGTACTTCTACGTGAGGCATAACGTTAGTTAAGGCATCTTTCCAGATTTCCAAAGCTTCTTTTTCGTTATCTCCTTTTTTACTTTCTACGATATCTAATGCATCATAGAAAATTTTGAATGCGATAGATTTTTTACCATCAAACATCAAATTGTTTACAAATCTTGTTACCAGTTGATCATTAAATTTCGGATCAGGTAACAACGGTCTTTTTTTCGCTTTTGTCTTTCTCATTGTTTCGCTTCTTTACTAATTAATGATTACTTTTTCTTACCTTTTGCTGGTGCTGCCGCAGCTTGACCTGGTTTTGGTCTTTTTGCTCCGTATTTAGATCTTCTCTGGGTTCTCCCAGCTACACCTGCGGTATCCAAAGCTCCACGAACAATGTGATAACGTACTCCCGGTAGGTCTTTCACCCTTCCGCCTCTAACCAATACTATCGAGTGCTCTTGAAGATTGTGTCCTTCGCCCGGGATATAGGCGTTAACTTCTTTACCATTAGAAAGTCTTACCCTTGCAACTTTTCTAAGTGCAGAGTTAGGTTTCTTAGGAGTGGTAGTATATACTCTTGTACATACACCTCGTCTTTGTGGACAGGATTCAAGGGCCGCCGATTTGCTCTTCTTGGCAAGCGAGACTCTTCCTTTTCTTACTAATTGTTGAATAGTAGGCATTAAATTGCTTTTTATTTTAGGGGGCAAAAGTACTAAATTTATTTGAATTGGCAAACGCTGACTTTTATTAATTTAAATATTTATACAAAATACCTCATTCATATAAGAAGGAAGATTATATAAAGTTCTGTCCGCATCACTGCAATTGCCTTCATCGATCGTAGAAGTTTTCATTTGGAGAAATACTTCCCTAAATTTGTCCTTAAATTATAAATTATGAAAAATCCCAAAATTATTGGCCTAAATGAGGCAGACTGTGATCTGATTTCAGAAAAATTAAATATTTTGCTCTCCAATTATTCTATCTTTTATCAAAATACCAGAGGTGCACACTGGAATATCAAAGGTGATCAGTTTTTTACCCTTCATCCGAAATTTGAAGAGCTCTACAACAATCTTGTTTTAAAGATTGATGAAATTGCAGAACGCATTTTGACCTTAGGTTCTACTCCACATCACAACTATACCGATTATGTAAATAAGTCAACCATTAAAGAAAGCATTGAAGTTTCTGATGCTACGCGATGTGTAGAAAATATTCTGCAATCCTTTAAAACGATTATTGATTTGCAAAGAGAATTACTAAACATTACCAGTGAAGCCGGCGACGAAGGCACCAATTCTCAAATGAGCGACTATATTACGGAGCAGGAAAAAGAAGTTTGGATGTATAATTCCTATCTCGGAAAATAAATTCTTACCTTTAATAAATCTAAAAATCGTCTTTCAAAGGCGATTTTTATTTTTGAATTTCTAAATTTGCCCCAATCATAACATCAATACATGAGCGAAGTCCGGTTAAGGTCTCTTCTAGACAATGATTTTTATAAAATCACGATGCAGAATGCCGTTATCAAACTCTTTCCTAACGAAAAAGTAAAATATCAATTTATCAACCGCGGTAAACATCATTTCCCGCCAGGTTTTGGGGACGAACTTCGAAGAAGTATTAATGCGATGGCGGAATTAAAGTTGACCCGCGATGAAAAAGAGTTTTTACGCATCACGTGTCCTTATCTAGACTTGCCTTACCTCGACTTCTTGGCCGGTTATCATTACGATCCGTCTGAAGTAAGTATTATTCAGACTGAAAATAATTTAGAAGTAACGGTAGAAGGCCAATGGTACCGCACAATTTTATGGGAAGTTCCTATCCTTTCGCTAATTTCCGAACTTCATTACGAGATGAATCATATGGAGCGTAATTCCAACGAGGTAGTCATTGAAAAAACTTTAGAAAAAGCGGCTCATCTTAATGAATTGCACGTCACTTTTGCAGAGTTTGGAACAAGACGCCGCCATTCTTACAAAGTCCAGGATTTGGTAGTGGAATCCTTGGTCAGAAATAATACTTCCGGAAATTTTATCGGCAGTTCTAATGTGCACTTCGCTATGAAATACGGCGTAAAACCTATCGGCACACACGCTCACGAATGGTTTATGTTTCATGCGGCGGAATATGGTTTCAAGATGGCCAATGCACTTTCACTAGAACATTGGGTAGATGTTTACCGGGGTGATTTGGGAGTTGCGCTTTCTGATACTTATACGACCGAAGTTTTCTTCCAGCAGTTCGATAAAAAATTCGCGAAACTCTTTGATGGCGTACGTCATGATAGTGGCGATCCCATTGAATTTGCCAATAAAACCATTGAACATTACAAAAAAAACGGCATCAATCCACTTTTTAAATACATCATTTTTTCTGATGGTTTAAACTTAGAAAAAGTAGAAGAAATTACAAAAGCTTGCGAAGGAAGAATAGGAATATCTTTCGGAATTGGCACCAATCTGACCAACGATGTCGGATTAAAACCCATGAATATCGTCATGAAATTAATTGCTGCTCAGTCCATCAACGGTGACTGGATTCCAACCGTAAAACTTTCTGACGAACATGGGAAATATACGGGCGATCCAAAAATGATTGAACTTGCGAAGGAATTTCTACGCATTAAAAATTAACCTCAGTTTCCCTGCAAATTAAAAGAATTCAGTAATCTTTTGTACTTTTAAAAAATGGAAATTAGTTCTCTAGTAATCGGTTTACTTTTCGGTGCAGCGTTGGGTGCCTTTATTCTTTATTTTATTTTAAAATCTTCTCATCTGCCCCGAAAATTGTATGATGACGTCAACCAAAATTTCATCAGAACCCAATCGGAATTAGAAAGTTCTTCCTTGAAGATTCAGGATCTCACTCAAGATATTTTAAAAGAAAAGGAAACGAATAAAGCGCAATCAGAAATCCTTAATCACCTAAAAAATGAAATGGCTACGATTACGGCGGAATATTCTTCAATTCAAACTCAATTTCTGGGACAACGCGATTCTAATGCTAAACAAGGTTTACAAATAGAAAATCTAATTTCAGAAAAACAGCATATTTTTGCGAAAAATTCTGAGCTTAACGCCATTAATGAAACCTTAAAAAATTCCCTGGAAAATCAAAAGGAAGAAATTACAAAAATGCAGGAATTGGCGAAAAATGAATTTCAGAATTTAGCCAATAAAATCCTGGAGGAAAAAACAGAAAAATTTACGGCTTTAAATCAGTTAAATCTTAAAACCATTTTGGAGCCTTTCCAAGAAAAGATTTTAGAACTTCGGAATAAAGTTGGTGAAACGTACGACAAAGAATCGAAAGAACGTTTTTCCTTAGGCGAACGCGTTAAAGAACTGGCTTTATTAAATCAGCAGATTTCTGAAGATGCAAAAAAACTGACACGCGCCTTGAAAGGTGAAAGTAAAACCCAGGGAAACTGGGGTGAAATGATATTAGAAAGCATTTTGGAGAAATCTGGTTTGGTAAAAGGACGGGAATATTTTCTGGAACACGAACTTCGCGATGAAGACAACAAAGCCCTTTTTTCGGAGTTCTCCGGGAAGAAAATGCGACCTGATGCGGTCGTAAAATATCCAGACGAACGAAATGTGAT
This genomic window contains:
- the rpsJ gene encoding 30S ribosomal protein S10, with the protein product MKLKSYDYNLVDKSAEKIVKTVKATGAVVNGPIPLPTNKRIFTVLRSPHVNKKAREQFQLSAHKRLMDIYSSSSKTVDALMKLELPSGVDVEIKV
- the rplB gene encoding 50S ribosomal protein L2 yields the protein MSVRKLKPITPGQRFRVVNNFEEITTNKPEKSLTVGISKSGGRNNTGKMTMRYTGGGHKQKYRIIDFKRNKFDVEATVKTVEYDPNRTAFIALLEYTDGEKRYIIAPNGIKVDMKVIASESAEPNVGNAMKLKNVPLGTVISCIELKPGQGAIMARSAGSSAQLTSRDKKYVIIKLPSGESRMVLGECMAMIGSVSNSDHQLTVSGKAGRSRWLGRRPRTRPVVMNPVDHPMGGGEGKSSGGHPRSRNGMPAKGYKTRKKNKASNRHIISKRK
- the rplV gene encoding 50S ribosomal protein L22, translating into MGSRKRESALARKIANQDVAKALHNDCPSSPRKMRLVADIIRGVEVDKALYILKYSKKDASNKLEKVLLSAMANWQLKNEGADIEEANLVVKEIFVDSARQLKRLRPAPQGRGHRIRKRSNHITLILGNKETK
- the rplW gene encoding 50S ribosomal protein L23, encoding MSVIIKPIISEKANYLTDLRGAYSFLVNTKANKIQVKKAVEELYGVKVADVRTMIYAPKVSSKHTKKGLQVGKTNKLKKAIVSLAEGEVIDIFAN
- the rpsS gene encoding 30S ribosomal protein S19 — translated: MSRSLKKGPFIAHTLDKKVQTNIESGKKTVIKTWSRASMISPDFVGQTIAVHNGKSFIPVYVTENMVGHKLGEFSPTRSFRGHGGNKNKGGR
- the rplD gene encoding 50S ribosomal protein L4, translated to MELVVFNTSGKETGRKVTLDEAIFGIEPNQHSVYLEVKQYLAAQRQGTHKSKERSEITGSTKKLKKQKGSGSARYGDIKNPLFKGGGRVFGPKPRDYRFKLNKSLKRLAKKSVLSQKMRDNSIKVLEAFNFDAPKTKEFITLNNALGFEGKKSLYILPEANKNVYLSSRNLPKTKVLTYNEISSYDLVHAGEIVFLEGALEKFQENLRK
- the rplC gene encoding 50S ribosomal protein L3, translated to MSGIIGKKIGMTSLFDENGKNMPCTVIQAGPCSVLQVRTVEKDGYKAAQLGFDDKSEKNVGKALAGHFKKAGSTPKAKLVEFYHAFVEKLSVGDEVKVNLFAEGEFVDVTGTSKGKGFQGVVKRHNFAGVMQATHGQHNRLRAPGSIGAGSDPSRVFKGMRMAGRMGGKQVTVSNLQVLKVDEEQNLLVVKGAVPGAKNSYVIIRKWN
- a CDS encoding GLPGLI family protein, with product MKKCFFLLLLLSIAANAQTHRFIYEYQFKSDSLAKEFRKENMVLDINPTEVKFYPYFQAENDSINKIRNYSNSSWDDEVPTLKRERNTNRNINYVLFNDFFAVKTSDEMVWILTPDTKKVGSYNLQKATTKFGGRKWTAWFNTEVNSNEGPYKFRGLPGLIFEVADDKNNFKFSLLKSYQLKDTYDTSGFMESFAGKKPIMVDEKTLNKKRLELFNDPLYEFKEKFKNDDGSTNFSVMGVKIKSLDQFKELTVKLQDKLRQDYNPIELDKAVHYPIK
- a CDS encoding DUF1294 domain-containing protein — encoded protein: MNEFFIAFLMTINIGSFFYFGLDKRKAQKNKHRISEKSLLIMTFFGGTIGSVLGMLIFHHKTEKKSFILKICVIILIQILILYLIYNYHQ
- a CDS encoding GLPGLI family protein; the encoded protein is MKYLIFLLFPFLLSAQTHRFIYEVNYKRDSTENTITKDYYHLDIAEGKSSFYHRDYFILDSLLASGGEISFATFGGQPKMSNVVKHDLKTNQFRELELMEYEVFDISSEAQQKWNLKNETKIFQKMTLQKAETNWGGRKWTAWFAKLIPFNSGPYKFYGLPGLIVELKDDRNNFQYQLIKSENYPETKKIQTLDDFPQVVAVNYSQYKKKMLSLYEDPLGFINTTNVNFENSEGIFLKDNTLVKADNVREVRKAQQIKMRRFNNPVELDKIIDYPVK